The Streptomyces sp. TLI_105 DNA segment GTCGTGGACGACGCGCGGCGCACGGCGGCGGACGACCGCGCCCCGCTGGCCTGCCTGGCGTGGAAGCTGGAGCAGTACGCCCGGATGCTCGGGGCCGCCGGACGCCCGCCCGAGGAGGCCGCCGCGCGGCGCGAGACGCTGGCCCTGCTCGCCCGTCTCGCCGAGGGCGGCGAGCCGGTGAGCTGGAGCAACATCCAGGCCACGTGGGTGACCCTGCTCGTGCTCTCGGGCCGGTCGGCCGAACCGGCCGCCACTCCCGAGGCCCCGCTGCCGGCGTTCGGGGTCCACCCCGTCCACGGGTGGTCTCCCGATGTGCGGGAGGAGTACTTCGCCTCGATCCCCGTCCTCGAAGAACAGACGGACGCCCTGCGCGAGTCGGGCGTTCCATCCGAACTGATCGCCACCCGGCGTCGCCTGACCGTACGCCGGGCGCTCCGCTGGGAGACGTCCGGCCGCCGGGCCGAGGAGTCGCTCCGCCCTTCCTTCGACGAGGGCGTGAACCTCGCCCGTCGCCCGACCGCCGACCCGAGCGCACTCGCCCGCGCCCTCACCGACCGGTCCATGTTCCTCCTCGCCGTCAAGCGGTACGAGGAGGCGCACGCGGACTTCGCAGAGGCCTTCACCCTCCAGCCAATCGTTACCCGCACGTAACTTACTGAGTAGTTACCACGGGTAAGGCACTCCGGTTACCGTCGGGTCACTTTCACTGCCCCCCAACAGTGCCCCAGTGAGGAGTGCCCCGTGCGCACATCCCTGGTCCTCGCCGTCTCGGCCGCCCTCGTGGCCGGGACGGCCCTCGGGCTCGCCCCCGCCGCCCAGGCCGCCGAGACCGCCGGTTCCCTCCGTTTCGTCGACATCGCCGGGGACGGCGGCACCGTCCTCAAGGCGAACGTCGTCACCCCCGCCGGAGCCGGCGGCGCCACCCGCCACCCCGTCATCGTGCTGCCCACCAGCTGGGCCGTGCCCCAGGTCGAGTACCTCGCCCAGGCCCAGAAGCTCGCCGACTCCGGCTACGTCGTGGTGAGTTACAACTCGCGCGGCTTCTGGCAGTCCGGCGGGGAGATCGAGACCGCGGGCCCCAAGGACATCGCCGACGCCTCCAAGGTGATCGACTGGGCCCTCGCGAACACCCCGGCCGACCCGAACCACGTCGGCATGGCGGGGGTCTCGTACGGCGCGGGGATCAGCCTCCTCGCCGCCGCGCACGACCCGCGGATCAAGGCCGTCGCCGCGCTCAGCGGCTGGGCCGACCTCATCGACTCCATCTACAGCGGCCGCACCCAGCACCTCCAGGCCGCCGCCCTGCTCGGCGGCGCCGGCTACCTCACCGGACGCCCCGGCCCCGAACTCCAGCAGATCCTGGGCGACTTCCTCTCCTCCGACCTGGCCAAGGAGGAGGACATGATCGCCTGGGGCCGCAAGCGCTCCGCCGTCGAGCAGATCGACCGGATCAGCGCCAACGGCGCCGCGATCATGCTCGGCAACGCCTGGGGCGACACCATCTTCCCGCCCAACCAGTACGCGAGCTTCTACGAGAAGCTCACCGGCCCCAAACGCCTGGAGTTCCGTCCGGGCGACCATGCCACCGCCGAGGCCACCGGCCTCCTCGGCCTGCCCAACGACACCTGGACCAGCGCCCGCCGCTGGTTCGACCACTACCTCAAGGGCGTCGACAACGGCGTCGACCGCGAGCAGCCGGTCCGGCTGAAGCCCCGGTCCGACGCC contains these protein-coding regions:
- a CDS encoding CocE/NonD family hydrolase gives rise to the protein MRTSLVLAVSAALVAGTALGLAPAAQAAETAGSLRFVDIAGDGGTVLKANVVTPAGAGGATRHPVIVLPTSWAVPQVEYLAQAQKLADSGYVVVSYNSRGFWQSGGEIETAGPKDIADASKVIDWALANTPADPNHVGMAGVSYGAGISLLAAAHDPRIKAVAALSGWADLIDSIYSGRTQHLQAAALLGGAGYLTGRPGPELQQILGDFLSSDLAKEEDMIAWGRKRSAVEQIDRISANGAAIMLGNAWGDTIFPPNQYASFYEKLTGPKRLEFRPGDHATAEATGLLGLPNDTWTSARRWFDHYLKGVDNGVDREQPVRLKPRSDAGYEGYPDWKSLDANRRKFDLGGTQRIRANVDSGADGGVVMLSNLLDQFFQAPPVASIPLLPRAFAGVWQSERYATPQRVRGTVKVHTTVSSTEESGTLVAYLYDVGPLGLGKLVSNAPYTFHDRTPGQPFGVDLELFSTAYDVPAGHRLALVVDTVDPLYIEHNPTGAQLTFSSPTADPSYVSVPLRAE